GGTTTGATACAAGAGGCGTTGAGCAAGTGTGGAAAGCAGAGTTCACTTTCCTCTACGGCTGCCATCAccagagagggaggagatgcTGCAGAGCCGCAGCAGCTTTCTGACCAAAACCTGACAATTATAGTGTTTCAACACATTGCTCTTGCATCACCGATGTGAAGTCCCTCCTACTAAATCATTTAATCATGAACTTCTATCCATGAATGAAACCTATTtggtttaatttttttcttcacctaattataaaacaaatgcattataAGCTTTTTATAAGAGGAGACATACCGTATGTAGTTGTATCTGTCAGTTCAAAACCTTTAATTGTTTGAAATTAACATTTCACTGTCTGCCGAGGTGGACTTCAGTATCTCTGTTATTGCTTTGACCCTGAGTTTGGAAGTGTGCACAAAGCATAAAGTTACCTGGATGTCACGGCACATTTTATTGACAATGACCGGAAGTTGTGATCCTTGGACAGATGCGCGAGACCTGCGCAGAGGAAGTCCTCCACATCGGCAACGAGTGGACGGTACCTTGTAATTTCCAGGCCCGTTAAGAActgctcaccaagcagaaaaaaatcatttcaacaacagaagTGGTAGTCACCAAGGATAGTAATCTGAGACgcgacctggcgaccctcgaaCCGACCGACACCATGACTGGCAGCTGCCCGGAGACTTCCATTTGAACACCTACCCTGCGTGACTGACAATGCTTTCATTCTCTCttaatttagtcattagaaGAGAAACCAAACTTTTAATTGTGAGTAATCTAGATTaatgaatttcaaaatgtgagatccatccatccatcttctaccactttatcctccacatgagggtcgcagggggagcTGTGTCAATCTCGGCTAACATCGGGCAATAGGCAGGGacacatcctggacagatcgccagtaaAATTTGAGATTAACTGGTTAATTTTTTTTCAGCCCTAATTATAAGCCTTactatgtaaagtgccttgagacaATGTAGACTGTGATTCAGTGCTATCAAACAcacctttcatgtgtttttcatgttttcacatgCATCAGATTGGCCCCTGTACCCTATAGCCATTTATTCGCCATGTGTGCTTTGACTAtgatgtgattgacagtggaCATCACAGGCGGGGATATTTTACTggccaaactgaaaaacacatgatgtcatGGTTGAGtggatacacacaaacacactgagggAAAAAGGAGGTCCAATGAGAAAGAGATAAAATCCACCACTGCAGGCAGGAGTCTGGGCAGTGTCTTTTCTTGGCCACACTGTAACGATGCAAAGCCTCAATGAAGCGGACCTCTGTTTCCCACAATTCCTCAACGCTTCCTGCAGGAAGACGCCATTGCCTCCGGCTGTGTCCATGATCACCTACATCATGCTGACGTTCATCGGTCTGCTCACTGTGATTCTCAACCTGCTCGTCATTGTCTCCATCTCCCACTTCAGGTTGTTAAATATTAGCTGTCTCTTCATTTCAGGACTCTTAAGGATTATACGACATATAATAATGTGTATGTTACTCTCTTGCTTCTGCAGGAAGCTCCACACCCCCACCAatatcctcctcctttctctgggTATCTCAGATTTACTTGTGGGCTTCCTTATTTTCTTACAAACATCGGCGATAGATGGCTGCTGGTTCCTCGGTGACTTCATGTGTATCCTGTATTACGTGCTGCAATATGTCATCACTGCTTCCTCAATAGGAACCATGGTCctcatatcagtcgaccgctaTGTGGCTATTTGTGACCCAATGCATTACCGAACCAAAGTCTCTGAAAAAAGAGttaagatgtgtgtttgtgcttgttgggGGTGTGCGaccctctgtcactgtgtgctgctgaggcACAACCTGAAACAGCCAGGCAGCCTGAATTCCTGCATCGGAGAGTGTGTCATTCTGATTAATAACATCTCTGCAGTCATAGACATGACTGTGTCCTTTATTGGTCCTGTCATTGTCGTTGTCATCCTGTATCTCAGAGTCTTTGTGGCGGTCATCATTCAGGTCCGTGCCATGCGAGTGCGCACGGCAGCCGGTCCTCAACAGAGCTCGGTCAAagtaaagaaatcagaaatgaaagcaGCGCGGACTCTCggcattgttattgttgtgtttttattatgcgTCTGCCCGTTTTTTAGCGGTACGGTGACAGGCATGGACACTCTGCTCAGTGCATCCAGTGATGCATTTATTATACTTTTGTTCTACTTTAACTCCTGTTTAAACCCACTGATATATGCCTTTTTCTACCCCTGGTTTCGAAAATctatcaaactcatttttacacTTCAAATATTGAAGCCCGGCTCCTCTGACTTCAAATTAATGTAAAGAGAAAGGAGCTGATAAGTAGATTTTAATTTTGTAGGGATCCTACAGAGCAATAGAGAAACTCAGTGATCAGAGTAAAGTCTAGACATAAATTATCCATAAACTGTCTGCTTAGGTGGACTTTAGAATCTCTTCTATGCTTTGACCCTGAGTTTGGAAGTGTGCACATAGTGCTGCATGCAACATCCCAGCCATGTGCAAGCACAACACATGTGGGAAAACTGAAAACCTGATGTCCTTTATTGCCCATAATGCATAATAAATGTATCTTGTGTCCAGAATATGTTATAAATATTGCACAAGCTTTTTAATACTGTGCATGCACCATGATTCTTTGACCGATCTGTGatttaaatagttgtttttggtctgcttttgtttttccaagggTCATTGATAACCTCATgtgcatttttaaagatttgttcTTGATGAATTTTGCAAAGCTGGTGTTTATGCAAATGAATATGAGTACCTTTGTGTTGGTTCTCTGTGGAAATGTTGAAATTTAAagttgctgtcagtgaaataggTTTGTTATGATGTGTGCCAAATCTATGTTGCACCTTCCATCACTGAGACACAACAGTTGTTCTCaaagaataaaaactgaaacacaTTCATCCATGAATTTATGACccaaactgtaactgtaactcatGTTTATTTCACAAATACCTTCATAAGCTAAGTGATATGGCCCTAAATCAATATCCTGTTTCATGTAGGTAGAGAGGTGATATACGATGTTGGTATTTTATAAgaaatgtgctttaaatgtctagttttcacttgattttatttatttgcacagtacaatacataaaaatgatcatataaataaattcagAGCAGCCACagtagtgatgatgatggtatcCTGAATGAGTCTCTGCGTCagatagctgtgtgtgtgtgtgtgtgtacctggtattccttaaaTTGTGGGGACTTAAATCCGTTTACgctgtcacattatggggacttgtctttcTTATTGGGacaaactacattttaaggtgatgacatgttttaaagttaggctgaggtgaGGGACCGGACAAAGAGCGGTTCAAAGACCTCTATGAAGAAGCAAACTAATGGGTCGTGAGTCACCAGGGTCCCCCTCTGGAGCCAGGCCTGGGGGAGGGGCACAACGGCAAGCTCCTGTAGGTTGACTTGGGACATGTACATTGGGGTTCACCCCGGTAGACGAGAGGGTAGCCTCCCTCTGCCTTCGGGTGGGGGAAAGGGTCCTGACTGTTGTTTGTGCCTATATGCGCAGAACAGTTGTTCAGAGCACCCACCCTTTTTGGAGTTCCTGGAGGGGGTGCTAGATAGTGCTCCTGCTGGTTATTCCTTTGTTCTGCTGGGGGACTTCAATGCTCACGTGGGCAATGACAGTGAGAGCTGGAGGGGTGTGATTGGGAGGAACCGCCCCTCCAATTTGAACCCGAGTGGTGCTTTTTTGTTGGACTTCTGTGCTTGTTATGGATTgtccataacaaacaccatgttcaagCATAAGGGTGCCCTTATGTGCACTTGGCACCAGGATACCCTTGGTCGTGTGTCAATGATCAACTTTGTAGTCATGTCGTCAGACCTGCGGCCATATGTCTTGGACACTCAGATGAAGAGAGGGGCGGAACTGTCTACTGACCACCTCCTGGTGGTTACGTTGGGGGTCGTGGTGGGAATATTCCAAAGACCTCCTCAATCCCATTGACATGCCTTCCAATGAGGAAGCAGGGTCTGGGGCTGAGGTTGGTGAGGTGGTGCTCCTCGGTGGCAGGGCAACGAGGGGTGGATAAGATCCGCCCGGAGTTCCTTAAGTCTCTGGATGTTGTAGGACTGTCTTGGTTGACAAGTCTCTTCAACATAGCATGGACATTGGAGACAGTGCCTCTGGATTGGCAGACCAGGGTGGTGGTTTGCCAATCAAAATAGTATTTGCTGTTGCTCGGTAAAGTCTAAAAATATGTTTCCACTCCACGAACATCTTCTTTACCTGGCCAAACCTTGTTGTTAGTCTCATGAAATTAATAAGAGTAAAGCCTTCACACCGCTGTAAAAGGTTTGTATTAAAAGACCGATCATGGGTTTTATGAATTGATATCATATTATTAAATAGAAGATCTATTTTAgtcatttaatacattttttggaGCCATCCCTACTCTGAAGGGAAACCAGTGTTTGCAGGACACTCACAGCTCACATGCGCACAGAGAAGTATAAAACACTTCTCATTCACCATAAAGGGCGGCGCCAGATGTTTGACGAGCTCCTCGGTGAGCCCATGTTGAGAAATGTTGCACTATCCAAGTGACAGTTTCTGCAACAGCAAATTATGGAGCTACGTGCAAAGAGTGCATGTATAAACTGAATTTCTGTCCCATGGGTAAGTGGAGTTTTAAGTCCCGCTCACCAAACAGGAAAAAACCTGACACACCAATATACCAGGGTCCGCAATATGTGATGCACACTTTGGCACACACAGCATTTGCACAGAAGTATACTAGGGCCTTAAGTGGCAAACTAACCACTCTAGGCACCGATAGTGCCCATAATATGCTAGCAGCTACACAGAGACTTCCATTTGAAAAACTTACCCTGCATGGCTGACTATGCTTTCATTCTCTCTCAATTTATTCatgagaagaaaagcaaacttttaatcGCGGTTAATCTAGAATaatgaatttcaaaatgtgagatccatccatccatccatccatcttctaccacattATCCTCAAGATGAGGGTCAAGTGCGGAGTTGTACAAATCTCAGCTGAAATGGGGTACTAGGTGGGGATTGACAGCCCTAATTATAAGCCCCACTACAGTATGTAAAGTGTCCTGACATAATGTATGTTGTCATTCAGTGCTATACCAATTAAACACACCTGTCTTCTTCTGTGCATACAGTCATTTATTGGCCATGTGTGCTTTGACTATGATGGGATTGACAGTGGACATCACAGACGGGGACATTTTACTGGCCAAACTGCAGAACACATGACGTCATGGTTGAGTGGagacaatgacacacaaacacactgagagaAAAAGGAGGTCCAATGAAAAAGAGATAAAATCCACCACTTCAGGCAGGAGACTGGCCAGCGTCATGTCTTGGCCTCACTGTAACGATGCAAACCCTCGATGAAGCGGACCTCTGTTTTCCACAATTCCTCAACGCCTCCTGCAGGAAGATGGCATTGCCTCCAGCTGTGTCCATGTTCAGTTACATCATGCTGACGTTCATTGGTCTGCTCACTGTGATTCTCAACCTGCTTGTCATTGTCTCCATCTCCCACTTCAGGTTGTTAAATATTTGATGTCTCTTCATTTCAGGACTATTAAGGATCatgcaaataataatatgtatgttACTCTCTTGCTTCTGCAGGAACCTCCACACACCCACCAATATCCTCCTGCTTTCTCTGGGTATCTCAGATTTCCTCATAGGCttccttattttctttcaaaccTCAGCGATGGAGGGCTGCTGGTTCCTTGGTGACTTCATGTGTCTTTTGTATTACTTGCTGGAATACATAGTCACTGCTGCCTCGATAGGAAACATGGTCCTCATATCAGTCGATCGCTATGTGGCTATTTGTGATCCAATGCATTACCGAACCAAAGTCTCTGAAAAAAGAGttaagatgtgtgtttgtgcttgttgggGGTGTGCGaccctctgtcactgtgtgctgctgaggcACAACCTGAAACAGCCAGGCAGCCTGAATTCCTGCATCGGAGAATGTGTCATTCTAATCAATAACATCTCTACAGTCATAGACATGACTGTGTCCTTTATTGGtcctgtcattgttgttgtcgtcCTGTATCTCAGGGTCTTTGTGGCGGTCATCGCTCAGGTCCGTGCCATGCGAGCACGCACGGCAGCCGGTCCTCAACAGAGCTCAGTCAAagtaaagaaatcagaaatgaaagcgGCACGGACTCTCGGCGTCGTTAtcgttgtgtttttattatgtgtcTGCCCGTTTTATTGCGCTGTGGTGACAGGCACGGACACTCTTCTCAGTGTGTCTAATGATGCATTTGTCATACTTCTTTTCTATTTTAACTCCAGTTTAAACCCACTGATTTATGCCTTTTTCTATCCCTGGTTTAGAAAATctatcaaactcatttttacacTTCAAATACTGAAGCCCGGCTCCTCTGACTTCAAATTAATGTAAAGAGAATGGAGCTGAtgagtatttatttgtttatttttttaaagtagggATCTTACAGCGCAATAGAGAAACCTGGTGAGTAAAGTTTAGTGTAGTTTGGAAGTGTGCACATAGTGCTGCATGCAAATCCCAGCCATGTGCAAGCACAACACACGTGAGAAAACTGAAAACCTGATGTCCTTAATAGCCTATAATGCATAATATATTTCACATATTGTGCCAAGAATATGTTACACATATTGCACAATCAATTCCCATGAGTTTTCTGCCCCTAAATGTCAATTTTTCCGTCTCATTTATACTTATCATTGTACTTCagcttttttaacattatatacATGTCCACAATGACTCTCTGTGAACAAGCTGtgatttaaattgttgtttttgttctgcttttgtttctccaACATATGACTCAGCAAAATCTGCAAGGATCGGGTCATTGATAATCTCACGTGCATTTTTAAGGATTTGTTCTTGATGAATTTTGTAAACTTTTTGTTGGTTCTCTGTGGAAATGTTGAAATTTAAagttgctgtcagtgaaataggTTTGTTATGATGTGTGCCACATCTATGTTTTGGCTTCTatctgaatcagaatcagatcACTGAGCAACAACTGTTGTTCTCAAACAATAAGCACTGAGAATCACATTCATCCATGAATTTATGACCCACACTGTTTAAACTCATGTTTATTTCACAAATACCTTCATGCAAGGCACTAAATTCATATCCTGATTTACGTAGGTCGAGAGGTGATATATGATGTTGGTATTTTATACAAAATGTGCTTAAAATGTATCGTTTTcacttgattttatttattctgcacagtacaatacataaaaatgatgatatgaatatcttgaattAAATTCAGAGCAGTAACAATGAAAGTCaaagtgttgttgatgatgtcatgatgatatCTGTACCATTAAGCGAGGATAATCCTGAATGACTCTCTGCGTCAGAcagctgggtgtgtgtgtgtgtgtgcacctggtACTCCTCAAGTTTTGGGGACTTAAATCATTTTACACTTTGTTCTGgggtcttccttatggggacaaactacattttaagatgaagacatgctttaaaattaattcaaattaacAAGATCTCAATTCGATTCAATCCacgatttgatttgattatattCCGATTTAATTAGGAATATTTCAGTTACAATACCACTATTAGTTggttatgaaaacatttttacagaattaaCACGTTAATTATACAAATATTCCAAACAACTGGCACATGGAAAATATTTGTGTTCACACTAACAACAGAATCCAAAGTAGTAAcattaatgtactttttatCGGACATGATCAACACACCCCTCCGGTAGCTGCCACCTTATTGTGTTGGAGGGGTTTGCGTTTCCCAATGATCCTAGGAGCTCAGTTGTTGGGGGCTTTCTGCCCCTGGTACGGTTACCCAAGGCAAACAGGTCTAAGGTGAGGGACCGGACAAAGAGCGGTTCAAGACGtctaagaagaagaaaacaaatggaCCGCACTTTACCTCGCCCAGATGAGGGTCACCGGGGGGGCATGATGGCGAGCACCTGGTGGTCGGGCCTGGACCCATGGGGCCTGGCCAGACACAGTCCAAAAAGGCAACATGGGTCCCCCTTCCCATGGGCTCACCACCTGTGAGATGGGCCATGGAGGTCGGGTGCAATGTTAGTTTGGTGGTGGTTGAAGGCGAGGACCTTGGAGATACGAACCTCTGGCTCTAGGGACATGGAATGTCACCACTCGGGCAGGTATGGAGCCTGAGCTGGTGCTCAAGGTTGAGAAGTTCTGAATAGATATAGTCGGGCTCACCTCGACACACAGTTTGGGCTCTGGAACCAGTCTCCTCGAGAGGGGTTGGACTCGTTTCCACTCTGGAGTTGCCCCTGGTGAGAGGCACCGAGCGGGTGTGGGCATACTCAATGCCCCCCAGCTCAGGGCCTGTACATTGGGGTTCACTCGGGTAGACAAGAGGGAagcctccctctgcctctgggTGGGGGGGATGGGTACTAACTGTTGTTTGTGCCTATGCATGGAACAGCTGTTCAGAGTACCCACCCTTTTTGGAGTCCGTGGAAGTGGTGCAAGAAAGTTCTCCTGGTGGGGATTATTTTGTTCTGCTGGGGACTTCAATGCTCACATGGGCAATGACAGTGAGACCTGGAGGGTGTGATCCCCCGATCCGAGCCAGAGTGGTGCTATGTTGCTGGACTTCTGTGCTTGTCACGGATtgtccaaaacaaaaaccatgttCAAGAATAAGGGTGTCCATATGTGCACTTGACACCAGGATACCCTTGGTTGTGAGTCAATGACAGACTCTGTGGTTGTGTCGTTAGACCTGCGGCCATATGTCTTGGATACTCAGGTAAAGAGAGGGGCGGAGCTGTCAACAGATCACCACCTGCCCTTTCACACATTTCAGATTGGCCCTTGGACCCTTCGGTCATTAAATGCCTGTGTGTACTTCGACTAtgatgtgattgacagtggaCGTCACAGACGGGGACATTTTACTggccaaactgaaaaacacatgatgtcatCGTCGAGTAGAGGCAATGACACCCAAACATGCTGAGGGAAATAGGAGGTCCACCGAGAAAGAGATAAAATACACTGCTCCAGGCAGAAGACTGGGCAGTGTCTTGTCTTGGCCTCACTGTAACAATGCAAACTCTTGATGAAGTGGACCTCTGTTTCCCACAACTCCTGAACGCCTCCTGCAGGAAGACGGCATTGCCTCCGTCTGTGTCCATGGTCACTTACATCATGCTAACGTTCATTGGTCTGCTCACTGTGATGCTCAACCTGCTCGTCATTGTCTCCATCTCTCACTTCAGGTTGTTACATATTTATTGTTTCTTCATTTCAGAACTGTTAAGAATtatacaacaaataataatatgtatgttACTCTCTTGCTTCTGCAGGAAGCTCCACACCCCCACCAatatcctcctcctttctctgggTATCTCAGATTTCCTCGTGGGCTtccttattttcattcaaacctcGGCGATAGACAGCTGCTGGTTCCTTGGTGACTTCATGTGTCTCCTGTATTACGTGCTGATGTACATCATAGCCTCTTCCTCGATAGGAACCATGGTCCTCATATCAGTCGATCGCTATGTGGCTATTTGTGACCCAATGCATTACCAAACCAAagtcactgaaaaaaaagtgaaaatgtgtgtttgtgcttgttgggGGGGTTCGaccctctgtcactgtgtgctgctgaggcACAACCTGAAACATCCGGGCAGCCTGAATTCCTGCATCGGAGAGTGTGTCATTCTAATCAATAACATCTCTTCAGTCATAGACATGACTGTGTCCTTTATTGGTCCTGTCATTGTTGTTATCGTCCTGCATCTCAGGGTCTTTGTGGCGGTCATCAATCAGGTCCGTGCCATGCGAGCACGCACGGCAGCCGGTCCTCAACAGAGCTCAGTCAAagtaaagaaatcagaaatgaaagcgGCACGGACTCTCAGCGTCGTTAtcgttgtgtttttattatgcgTCTGCCCGTTTTATTGCGCTGTCTTGACAGGCACGGACACTCTTCTCAGTGTTTCAAATGATGCATTTGTCATACTTCTTTTCTACTTTAACTCCAGTTTAAACCCACTGATTTATGCCTTTTTCTATCCCTGGTTTAGAAAATctatcaaactcatttttacacTTCAAATACTGAAGCCCGGCTCCTCTGACTTCAAATTAATGTAAAGAGAACGGAGcagagtattttttatttattttttttaaagtagggATCATACAGAGCAATAGAGAAACCCGGTGAGTAAAGTTTAGTGTAGTTTGGAAGTGTGCACATAGTGCTGCATGCAAAATCCCAGCCATGTGCAAGCACAACACACGTGGGAAAACTGAAAACCTGATGTCCTTTATTGCCTATAATGCATAATATATGTCACATATTGTGCCAAGAATATGTTATACATATTGCACAATCAATTTCCATGAGTTTTCTGCCCCTAAATGTCAATTTCTCCGTCTCATTTATACTTATCATTGTACTTCagcttttttaacattatatacATGTCCACAATGACTCTCTGTGAACAAGCTGtgatttaaattgttgtttttgttctgcttttgtttctccaacatgactcagcaaaatcTGCGAGGATCGGGTCATTGATAATCTCACGTGCATTTTTAAGGATTTGTCTTGATGAATTTTGTAAAACTGGTGTTTATGCAAATTAATATTAGGAACTTTTTGTTGGTTCTCTGTGGAAATGTTGAAATTTAAagttgctgtcagtgaaataggTTTGTTATGATGTGTGCCAAATCTATGTTTTGGCTTCTATCTGAATCGGAATCAGATCACTGAGCAACAACTGTTGATCTCAAACAATAAGCACTGAGAATCACATTCATCTATGAATTTATGACCCACACTGTTTAAactcatgtttattttacaaatacCTTAATGCAAGGCACTAAATTCACGTAGGTCGAGAGGTGATATATGATGTTGGTATTTTATACAAAATGTGCTTAAAATGTATCGTTTTcacttgattttatttattctgcacagtacaatacataaacatgatgatatgaatatcttgaattAAATTCAGAGCATTAACAATGAAAGgcagtgttgttgatgatgtcatgatgatatCTGTAGTATTAAGCGTGGATAATCCTGAATGAATCTCTGTGTCagatagctgtgtgtgtgtgtgtatgtgcacctGGTACTCCTCAAGTTTTGGGGACCTAAATTGTTTTACACTTTGTTCTGgtgacttgtcttccttatggggacaaactacattttaagatgaagacatgttttaaaattaggctgaggttaggattaggccaccAGTAATTcagtcaatgcagtgttctCTGAAGTAGGGCTGGGTATCGCCACCaatttactgaaaaaaacactctggaGTCGCCCCTGGTGAGAGGCACTGAGCGGGTGTGGGCATACTCAATGCCCCCCAGCTCAGGGCCTGTACATTGGGGTTCACTCAGGTAGACAAGAGGGAAGCCTCCTTCTGCCTCTGGGTGGGGGGGATGGGTACTAACTGTTGTTTGTGCCTATGCATGGAACAGCTGTTCAGAGTACCCACCCTTTTTGGAGTCCGTGGAAGTGGTGCAAGAAAGTTCTCCTGGTGGGGATTATTTTGTTCTGCTGGGGACTTCAATGCTCACATGGGCAATGACAGTGAGACCTGGAGGGTGTGATCCCCCGATCCGAGCCAGAGTGGTGCTATGTTGCTGGACTTCTGTGCTTGTCACGGATtgtccaaaacaaaaaccatgttCAAGAATAAGGGTGTCCATATGTGCACTTGACACCAGGATACCCTTGGTTGTGAGTCAATGACAGACTCTGTGGTTGTGTCGTTAGACCTGCGGCCATATGTCTTGGATACTCAGGTAAAGAGAGGGGCGGAGCTGTCAACAGATCACCACCTGCCCTTTCACACATTTCAGATTGGCCCTTGGACCCTTCGGTCATTAAATGCCTGTGTGTACTTCGACTAtgatgtgattgacagtggaCGTCACAGACGGGGACATTTTACTggccaaactgaaaaacacatgatgtcatCGTCGAGTAGAGGCAATGACACCCAAACATGCTGAGGGAAATAGGAGGTCCACCGAGAAAGAGATAAAATACACTGCTCCAGGCAGAAGACTGGGCAGTGTCTTGTCTTGGCCTCACTGTAACAATGCAAACTCTTGATGAAGTGGACCTCTGTTTCCCACAACTCCTGAACGCCTCCTGCAGGAAGACGGCATTGCCTCCGTCTGTGTCCATGGTCACTTACATCATGCTAACGTTCATTGGTCTGCTCACTGTGATGCTCAACCTGCTCGTCATTGTCTCCATCTCTCACTTCAGGTTGTTACATATTTATTGTTTCTTCATTTCAGAACTGTTAAGAATtatac
Above is a window of Solea senegalensis isolate Sse05_10M linkage group LG2, IFAPA_SoseM_1, whole genome shotgun sequence DNA encoding:
- the LOC122785563 gene encoding trace amine-associated receptor 8a-like; translation: MQSLNEADLCFPQFLNASCRKTPLPPAVSMITYIMLTFIGLLTVILNLLVIVSISHFRKLHTPTNILLLSLGISDLLVGFLIFLQTSAIDGCWFLGDFMCILYYVLQYVITASSIGTMVLISVDRYVAICDPMHYRTKVSEKRVKMCVCACWGCATLCHCVLLRHNLKQPGSLNSCIGECVILINNISAVIDMTVSFIGPVIVVVILYLRVFVAVIIQVRAMRVRTAAGPQQSSVKVKKSEMKAARTLGIVIVVFLLCVCPFFSGTVTGMDTLLSASSDAFIILLFYFNSCLNPLIYAFFYPWFRKSIKLIFTLQILKPGSSDFKLM
- the LOC122764855 gene encoding trace amine-associated receptor 3-like is translated as MQTLDEADLCFPQFLNASCRKMALPPAVSMFSYIMLTFIGLLTVILNLLVIVSISHFRKLHTPTNILLLSLGISDFLVGFLIFIQTSAIDSCWFLGDFMCLLYYVLMYIIASSSIGTMVLISVDRYVAICDPMHYQTKLFRVPTLFGVRGSGARKFSWWGLFCSAGDFNAHMGNDSETWRV